The following proteins are co-located in the Apium graveolens cultivar Ventura chromosome 5, ASM990537v1, whole genome shotgun sequence genome:
- the LOC141660531 gene encoding uncharacterized protein LOC141660531: MDKSSIKADRDSLQYEIGVENFLIFAEENFKNPKKIPCPCAHCSNFKKFSVNIIRGHLYESGFSLGYSDWIWHGENHDNSTRSSVGSTCPPSKPIPISETFNMCEAAYSREDCDKESDNFERFVADAEQPLFEGSECTKLESVLKLHNWKARFGVFDKAFTDLLQSVGSILPKDNLLPSNMYEAKKTLTDLGLEYIKFHACPNDCVLYRGPILESSSECPKCHLSRWKVGKDGQVRVNVPAKVMWYFPIIPRFKRMFKSSSTAELMSWHANNRSKDGKMRHPSDSPSWRNVDCRWPEFGREARNIYLGLAADGPQEPGNDIDVYPQPLIDNLKKLWEEGEPNVYDAHIKSFFTLKAILMWTINDFLGYGNLSGCVNKGYRACPVCGDQTVAKYVSRSRKMSYQGHRRYLDLYHPYRRQRTAFNGEQEFGCAPEPLSGEEVLGK, encoded by the exons ATGGATAAGTCTTCGATAAAAGCCGATAGGGATTCTCTACAGTATGAAATTGGTGTTGAAAACTTCTTGATATTTGCCGAGGAAAATTTTAAAAACCCCAAGAAAATTCCTTGTCCTTGTGCACACTGCTCTAACTTCAAAAAGTTTTCTGTGAATATAATCAGAGGTCATCTTTATGAATCAGGGTTTAGTTTAGGATATtctgattggatttggcatggagaaaACCATGATAATAGTACTAGGTCATCTGTTGGTAGTACTTGTCCTCCCTCGAAGCCCATACCAATTTCAGAAACATTTAACATGTGTGAAGCAGCCTATAGTAGGGAAGATTGCGATAAAGAGTCAGATAACTTTGAGAGATTTGTTGCCGATGCAGAACAACCTCTGTTTGAGGGAAGTGAGTGTACTAAACTAGAGTCGGTCTTAAAATTACATAATTGGAAGGCTAGGTTTGGAGTTTTCGATAAAGCTTTTACTGATCTGCTTCAATCAGTTGGATCAATTCTTCCTAAAGATAATCTGCTTCCGTCTAATATGTATGAAGCCAAGAAAACCTTGACTGATTTAGGCCTCGAGTATATTAAATTCCACGCTTGTCCAAATGACTGCGTATTATACAGGGGTCCAATTCTCGAGTCTTCTTCCGAGTGTCCCAAATGCCATCTCTCTCGCTGGAAAGTTGGGAAAGATGGTCAAGTTAGGGTAAATGTGCCAGCTAAGGTTATGTGGTATTTTCCAATAATCCCCAGATTTAAAAGAATGTTTAAATCTTCATCTACTGCTGAATTAATGAGTTGGCATGCAAATAATCGATCCAAAGATGGAAAGATGCGTCACCCCTCTGAttctccttcttggagaaatGTAGATTGTAGGTGGCCTGAGTTTGGTAGGGAGGCAAGAAATATATATTTAGGATTAGCGGCCGATG GCCCACAAGAGCCTGGTAATGATATTGACGTATATCCCCAGCCACTGATCGACAATTTAAAAAAATTGTGGGAGGAAGGTGAACCAAATGTGTACGATGCCCATATCAAATCCTTTTTCACTCTAAAGGCAATCTTGATGTGGACAATAAATGACTTtctgggatatggaaatttgTCGGGGTGCGTTAATAAGGGTTATAGGGCCTGTCCAGTATGCGGTGATCAGACCGTGGCTAAATATGTAAGTCGTAGTAGAAAAATGAGCTACCAAGGACATCGTCGGTATTTAGATCTTTATCATCCGTATAGGAGACAAAGGACAGCTTTTAATGGAGAACAAGAATTTGGTTGTGCACCTGAACCACTTAGCGGAGAGGAAGTGTTGGGGAAATAA